DNA sequence from the Gloeocapsa sp. DLM2.Bin57 genome:
AATAGGTATTAATCAGTAATTATACCAGAAGATTGAAACTAAACCAGAAAGTAGATCTATACTAGAGATTGCTACTTTGAAATTTTAGCTATTTTGAAACTGTGCGACCTCAGAAAGCTCAGAAAATCGATTTAAACTCAGAATATATCTGTCCTTGTCGCCGTAAAGGCTGCTTAAAACCGATAATTCTTACAGAAGCATTTGGCTGCGATCGCTGTCAACAGATTTTTGTTGTCCAAGAGAATGGTTATCAAATTGAACAGCTAGCTTCTCATTATCCTTATAAAAAGAGTTGGCGTTGGTGTAATAACCGTTGGATTGTATCTAATCAAAATGTGGGAGACACTTATTTTCCCGTAGCTTTGGGAGTAATTCTGATTCTCTTGATTATTTGGTTACCTTTAGCGTTGCGATCTAGTTCTGGGGTTGGTATTGTTTTTTGGTCATTGTTTGCGCTACTGTTAGCAATAATTCCCGCTGTGATGGTTTGGCTAGCTTATCGCCGTTAAGTACTATGACAATCGAAAAATCTTTACAACAACTCCTTGAGCTAGCGTATCACGATTTTCTCGAGTTGGAAAAATCCACTAAACAACAGAGAAATGACGCTATTCTAGCCATGGCTAAGGGTTTAACCCAAGCTTTTGAGCAGATTTTAGAAGCTAATACTCTAGATTTGTTAGAAGCTAAAGAAATGGTTAGACCAGAATTAGTCATCAATTGGTTAAAATTAACTCCCTATAGGTTAGAAAATGCCGTTAAAATCATTGAGGCGATCGCTAAACTCAATGACCCCCTAGATAGACGTATTTATCGTCTCCAACAACAGTATAACCTTCCTCAGAGTTATTGTCGGGCGACATCTCTAGGGGTAATACTGTATGTTTCAGAAGCTTTACCAGAACTAGGGGCGATCGCCGCAGCCATGGCGATTAAAACAGGTAATAGCATTATTTTACGAGGAACAGGGGAATCAACCCATACTAAAGAAGCGATCGCCAAAATTTTACAATCAGCTTTAGTAAAAGGAGAATTACCCCATCACTGTATCCAAGATATTTCTCCTGATTTAGGTAACTTTATGATTAAAGATTTAGTTACTCAGGACAAATATATACAACTAATTATACCTTATGGACGTCCTAGTTTAGTCAGAAATGTGTATAATTTAGCAACAATACCCACGCTATTTACAGTCATGGGTAATTGTTATCTACACTATTGCAATAGCGGAGATATGGATCTAGTCCAAAAGATGATTATTGATAGTCATCAAAGTAAACCAGATCCAGTTAACGCTATTGAAAAAGTAACTATTGAAGAGAATTATAAATCCTATGGGTTAATTAAAATTTGGAAAAACCTTAAAGAAGAAGGATTTCAACTCAAAGGCGATCACGAATTAGTAGCAGAATTTCCCGAGTATTTAACACCTGTACAACCTGAGGAATGGGGATTACCCTATTTAAGTAAAACCGTTGCCTTTAAACTAGTAGATAATCTAGAACAGGGGATAGAATTTATCAATCAACATAGCACAGGTCATACTAACTGTTTAGTTACCGATTCCTACGAAGTTAGTCGTAACTTTGGTAACCAGATTAAAAGTGCTTTTACCTATATTAACTGTTCTCCTCGCTTCTCGCGCATCAGTCAAAACGAAGAAGCAGTCTATCTAGGTATCGCTAATCAAAAAGATGGGAGACGTGGTTTAATTAGCCTGGAAAGTTTTACAACCATTAAACAAGTTATCGAAGGAATAGACTAAAATCTCAAGGCGGGTAAGCCAGAAGTATTGCAATTACAGGAGATACCCGAACCCAAGATTAACAACCCCACAGATGTTTTGATCCAACTTAAAGCCGCAGGAATTAACCCTATTGATAGTGACATACTCCTACACCGAATCAAAGATTACGCTGTAGGCTTCTTATCTTTCACCTTAAGAGATGATTGACCGTTTTTGACTAAAAGCCTTTCTTTTGCTGAAGCAGCAGCAGCACCTTTAGTATTAATTACAGGATGGGAATCCCTCTACGATCGCGCCCAATTAAAAACAGGACAAACCGTACTTATTCACGGTGGAGCAGGTGGAGATTTAGTAACTATTATAGAACCTAATCCTAACCTAGGTAACCTGAAAAAAGCTCGACAACGGAATTTAAGCATAAGCTTAGAATTAATGCTAACTCCGGTTTTAGGGAAATTATTATCAGCCCAAATCCATCAAACCAATATACTCAAACAATGCGCCACTTGGATAGATGAAGGTAAACTAACTATACATCTAAGTCAAACCTTTCCCCTCTCTGAAGTAGCCACAGCTCATAGACAAATAGAAACAGGTTCAACCACTGGTAAAATTGCCCTGATCATAAGCTAGACTAAATTAAGGAATATTGTGCATTGTAAAGCTATATGACTAACACCCCCGTCTCGCGGATACGTAACTTCTCTATCATCGCTCATATCGACCACGGTAAATCAACTTTAGCTGATCGGATGCTCCAAATTACCAAAACAGTTAGTAATCGGGACATGAAAGAACAATTTCTCGATAACATGGATTTGGAAAGAGAACGGGGTATTACTATTAAGCTACAAGCAGCCCGAATGAAATATACAGCTAAAGATGGCGAAGATTACGTAATCAACCTAATCGACACACCAGGACACGTGGACTTCTCCTACGAAGTCTCAAGATCCCTAGCTGCTTGTGAAGGAGCATTATTAGTAGTGGATGCTTCCCAAGGTGTAGAAGCACAAACTATGGCTAATGTTTATTTAGCTTTAGAAAATAATTTAGAAATTATACCAGTCTTAAATAAAATAGATCTAGCTAGTGCTGAACCAGAAAGAGTAACCGAAGAAATAGAAGAAATTCTCGGGCTAGATTGTAGCAATATTATCAAAGCATCAGCAAAAACAGGTATAGGAATAGAAGAAATCCTCGAAGGAATCGTTAAACTAGTTCCTCCCCCCGCGGATACAATAGATCAACCCTTTCGAGCCTTGATTTTTGATAGTTACTACGACCCCTATCGCGGTGTTATCGTCTATTTCCGCGTCATGGATGGTAAAGTACGTCAAGGCGATCGCGTTTTATTAATGGCGTCGCAAAAACAATACCAAATCGATGAATTAGGGATACTCTCACCGAATCAGATACCCGTAGAAGAATTGCACGCGGGAGAAGTAGGTTATTTCGCCGCAGCGATTAAAACCGTAGAAGATGCTCGCGTTGGTGATACCATTACTCTAGTTAATACCCCAGCCTCTGAACCTTTACCAGGTTACGCTGAAGCTAAACCCATGGTTTTCTGTGGTTTATTCCCTACAGACTCTGACCAATACGAAGACCTACGGGAAGCGCTCAATAAACTTAAGCTCAACGACGCAGCCTTAAACTACGAACCCGAAACCTCTACAGCTATGGGTTTTGGTTTCCGTTGCGGTTTCTTAGGATTATTACACATGGAAATAGTCCAAGAAAGACTAGAAAGAGAATATGACCTAGATTTAATTACTACCGCACCTTCGGTAATCTATCGAGTTACTAC
Encoded proteins:
- a CDS encoding gamma-glutamyl-phosphate reductase yields the protein MTIEKSLQQLLELAYHDFLELEKSTKQQRNDAILAMAKGLTQAFEQILEANTLDLLEAKEMVRPELVINWLKLTPYRLENAVKIIEAIAKLNDPLDRRIYRLQQQYNLPQSYCRATSLGVILYVSEALPELGAIAAAMAIKTGNSIILRGTGESTHTKEAIAKILQSALVKGELPHHCIQDISPDLGNFMIKDLVTQDKYIQLIIPYGRPSLVRNVYNLATIPTLFTVMGNCYLHYCNSGDMDLVQKMIIDSHQSKPDPVNAIEKVTIEENYKSYGLIKIWKNLKEEGFQLKGDHELVAEFPEYLTPVQPEEWGLPYLSKTVAFKLVDNLEQGIEFINQHSTGHTNCLVTDSYEVSRNFGNQIKSAFTYINCSPRFSRISQNEEAVYLGIANQKDGRRGLISLESFTTIKQVIEGID
- a CDS encoding elongation factor 4: MTNTPVSRIRNFSIIAHIDHGKSTLADRMLQITKTVSNRDMKEQFLDNMDLERERGITIKLQAARMKYTAKDGEDYVINLIDTPGHVDFSYEVSRSLAACEGALLVVDASQGVEAQTMANVYLALENNLEIIPVLNKIDLASAEPERVTEEIEEILGLDCSNIIKASAKTGIGIEEILEGIVKLVPPPADTIDQPFRALIFDSYYDPYRGVIVYFRVMDGKVRQGDRVLLMASQKQYQIDELGILSPNQIPVEELHAGEVGYFAAAIKTVEDARVGDTITLVNTPASEPLPGYAEAKPMVFCGLFPTDSDQYEDLREALNKLKLNDAALNYEPETSTAMGFGFRCGFLGLLHMEIVQERLEREYDLDLITTAPSVIYRVTTADGEILEIDNPSQLPPPQKREKIEEPYIQVEIITAETYVGALMELCQSRRGVFKDMKYFTQTRTNLIYELPLSEVITDFFDQLKSRSRGYASMEYQLIGYRTNPLVRLDIMVNGDPVDSLAMIVHQDKAYNVGRSLVEKLKELIPRHQFKIPIQAGIGSRIIASEHIPALRKDVLAKCYGGDISRKKKLLQKQAKGKKRMKSIGTVDVPQEAFMAVLRLNQ